Proteins found in one Xenopus laevis strain J_2021 chromosome 1L, Xenopus_laevis_v10.1, whole genome shotgun sequence genomic segment:
- the topors.L gene encoding E3 ubiquitin-protein ligase Topors, with translation MREKRTKRRRPGGRQEAADTMMASSSNSYSLDGSFSPKAGTSKLQSHGTSADASPDSKCPICLDRFDNVSHLDRCLHRFCFRCIQEWAKNKAECPLCKQPFYSIFHSVKAEDDFKEYVLRPTVNGSFASSDGHRFRYRTTMTRDHQVPIRTSRPSSTQRTFSPPDNGILFEGFSNQSLHQRDEEIHQMIRRLASRRQASAEGRSMRQIQEQELINFRRALYRSGIRVRNIQDGGRYRDISAEFFRHNPACLHRLVPWLKRELTVLFGSHGSLVNIVQHIIMSNVTRYDMESQAFVEDLRPFLLHRTDHFIHEFVNFARCPYNIEAYDQHANYDCPAPSYEEESRSESSVITISPDEAETRDPDIPSAALGVGQTAWDDETPGPSYSTLDQASAVSTTLDITESSDDEPPSITQISQDVSNSETADNLQDQSFPADECVIVGYVKPLAERTPELVQLSSDSESSLCEVKTEDTKKPLIKPFILSDSSELSRSSSSLYTPAKEKRSRKTSHKGKAISSKHSHSRKKEKGKRQLDISSKKDKGDLNSSYALSSWRDRSRSSDCYSRSSRNMSHNNRRRHCSLKRRSPEKSRNRIRRERKRSRSRDRSLSWRSRTVSLTSESSKERCQSSSRSRNHSRGRSRSHDSDNDFSTNNYRSTYQWEYTYYSRNRDGYEQSYKRRTCGRGHYSRPSASPEYKIQSYSEKKDTRRERGHIASKQYRRDRYRSRSRSSSQMNTSGTEHTRSDKPSGKRKYKTHHLEKHKREGNSREASSAKRKEGGVQADKASLDNHTGSFKKGLVSSSSEPKQKLRKKTRSPSVEIVYEGKAAEGAKHHKKKKKKKHKKKRHREQTSSPAASPIIITIDSDSDTPMVEDLPSNNHSSLVPENKTSIESTNSLHSQSPATSATVSTTEVQSGERADSDSKASDLCSSNRHLDAATGILDGLHFDDSSDEQNLPPVDSPPNIQDLFEEEPSAAECSLPEPDPVLDSIPPASTSEMSELHKNFAESICEFDLLNNVT, from the exons ATGAGGGAGAAGAGAACCAAGCGGCGGCGGCCGGGAGGGAGACAGGAAGCAGCAGATACT atgatggcATCGTCCTCTAACAGTTATTCACTTGATGGCAGCTTTTCACCTAAAGCTGGCACAAGCAAACTACAGAGTCATGGAACTTCAGCAGATGCATCCCCAGACTCAAAGTGCCCAATATGTTTGGATAGATTTGACAACGTGTCGCACCTTGATCGATGTCTGCACAGATTTTGTTTCCGTTGCATTCAAGAGTGGGCAAAGAACAAAGCTGAATGCCCTCTATGCAAGCAACCCTTTTACTCCATTTTCCATAGTGTCAAAGCAGAGGATGATTTTAAAGAATATGTCTTGAGGCCCACAGTGAACGGCTCATTTGCCAGTTCTGATGGACATAGATTTCGTTATCGCACAACTATGACTAGAGACCACCAGGTACCCATTCGGACATCAAGGCCTTCAAGCACCCAAAGGACATTTTCACCTCCTGACAATGGAATTTTATTTGAAGGGTTTTCAAATCAGTCATTACATCAAAGAGATGAGGAAATCCACCAGATGATAAGAAGGCTAGCCTCCAGGCGGCAAGCCAGTGCAGAAGGTCGTTCTATGAGGCAAATTCAAGAGCAAGAACTGATTAACTTCAGAAGGGCATTGTACCGGTCTGGAATACGTGTCAGAAACATCCAGGATGGAGGACGTTACAGAGATATTTCTGCTGAATTCTTCCGGCATAACCCTGCTTGCCTCCATCGGCTAGTACCATGGTTAAAAAGAGAGTTGACCGTACTCTTTGGTAGCCATGGTTCACTTGTTAACATTGTACAGCATATTATTATGAGTAATGTCACACGATATGACATGGAAAGTCAAGCATTTGTTGAGGATCTTCGACCTTTTTTGCTTCACCGCACAGACCACTTCATACATGAGTTTGTAAATTTTGCCCGATGTCCTTACAATATTGAAGCATATGATCAGCATGCAAACTATGATTGTCCTGCTCCTTCATATGAGGAAGAAAGCCGGTCTGAGTCATCTGTCATAACAATATCACCAGATGAAGCAGAAACCAGAGATCCAGATATTCCCTCTGCTGCTCTTGGTGTTGGCCAGACAGCTTGGGATGATGAGACCCCTGGTCCCTCTTATTCCACACTGGATCAAGCCTCAGCTGTATCCACTACACTAGATATCACAGAAAGCTCAGATGATGAGCCACCCAGCATCACACAGATTTCACAAGATGTGTCCAATAGTGAAACAGCGGATAACCTACAGGATCAGTCCTTTCCAGCTGATGAATGTGTTATAGTAGGCTATGTTAAACCACTAGCAGAAAGAACTCCAGAATTAGTTCAATTGTCATCTGACTCGGAGAGCTCATTGTGTGAGGTTAAGACAGAAGATACTAAAAAGCCTCTGATTAAGCCATTCATCCTAAGTGACAGTAGCGAGTTGAGCAGATCATCATCCTCTTTGTACACACCCGCAAAAGAAAAACGTTCACGTAAAACCAGCCATAAAGGAAAAGCCATATCTAGCAAACATTCCCATtccaggaaaaaagaaaagggaaaacgtCAGCTTGATATATCATCAAAAAAGGATAAGGGAGATTTGAACAGTAGTTATGCATTGTCCAGCTGGAGGGATAGGTCACGGAGTTCAGATTGTTATTCTCGTTCTTCTCGCAATATGAGCCACAACAATCGTAGGAGACATTGCAGTCTTAAACGCAGAAGTCCTGAAAAAAGCAGGAATAGAAttagaagagaaagaaagagatccAGGAGTAGAGATCGGAGTCTGTCTTGGAGGAGTAGGACTGTGTCACTAACTAGTGAAAGCTCCAAAGAGAGATGTCAGTCAAGCTCTAGAAGCCGAAATCACAGTAGGGGTAGATCACGCAGTCATGATAGCGACAACGATTTTTCCACCAACAATTATCGCAGTACTTATCAGTGGGAATATACCTATTACAGTCGGAATAGAGATGGCTACGAGCAGTCCTACAAGAGACGGACTTGTGGTCGAGGACATTATTCAAGACCCTCTGCTAGCCCAGAATATAAAATTCAGTCTTActctgaaaagaaagatacaaGAAGAGAGAGAGGCCATATTGCTAGTAAACAATATCGCCGTGACAGATACAGGTCAAGGAGTCGCTCAAGCAGTCAGATGAATACATCAGGGACTGAGCATACCAGATCTGACAAACCaagtggaaaaagaaaatacaaaacccACCATTTGGAAAAGCACAAAAGGGAAGGAAACAGTCGGGAAGCTTCATCTGCCAAACGAAAAGAGGGAGGTGTGCAAGCCGACAAGGCTTCTCTGGACAATCACActgggagttttaaaaaaggtTTAGTTAGTTCATCCTCTGAACCTAAGCAGAAGTTGAGAAAAAAGACAAGAAGCCCAAGTGTAGAAATAGTATATGAGGGCAAAGCAGCTGAAGGGGCAAAGCAccacaaaaagaagaagaaaaagaagcacaAGAAAAAACGCCATAGGGAACAAACTAGTTCTCCAGCTGCTTCTCCCATCATTATCACCATTGACAGCGACAGTGATACGCCAATGGTAGAGGATCTCCCATCCAATAACCACAGCTCCTTGGTACCTGAAAATAAAACTAGCATTGAATCAACCAACTCCCTGCACAGCCAATCGCCAGCTACTTCTGCCACAGTAAGTACCACAGAGGTACAAAGTGGAGAAAGGGCAGACTCTGATTCCAAAGCCTCTGATTTATGTTCAAGTAATAGACACTTAGATGCTGCCACTGGAATACTAGATGGTTTGCATTTTGATGATAGCTCTGATGAACAAAATCTTCCCCCTGTAGATAGCCCTCCTAACATACAGGATCTTTTTGAAGAAGAACCTTCAGCAGCTGAGTGTTCCTTGCCAGAGCCTGATCCTGTACTGGACAGTATACCACCTGCATCAACTTCAGAAATGTCTGAACTTCATAAAAACTTTGCTGAGAGTATATGTGAATTTGATCTCTTAAATAATGTAACATAG